One window from the genome of Metabacillus flavus encodes:
- a CDS encoding tetratricopeptide repeat protein, with product MSEDKKSKIIPFPNLKERLVDKGMEALKKKQFQDALEFFSEARNMDEDQAEIQLGIALCLMEMGELQEASKVCKKMLNEDIGHYFTVLQVYLTILIQLREYNEVQSTIEAVLEENQLPAESAEQFYRLLDFSRRMSGTEQEAGLEEEESFSYEPDDWTESEKFMADPSRQIDYIQSIRDRNVAKHMPTLRSLLRHTHAHPVIKTMILQVLMEHEVEKSVTVEKFEDVLTVVPASLSDLSDTPFAKKVLILLDDQLGAENPALFEAVKELWIRHLFVMFPFLPKPADASLWAAALHKAGYEMHGIDIEEEEIGALYKIPSFQLADACSRIFQIEKMSYLDQGPL from the coding sequence ATGAGTGAAGACAAAAAATCAAAGATCATTCCATTTCCAAACCTTAAGGAGCGACTCGTCGACAAAGGGATGGAAGCTTTGAAAAAGAAACAGTTCCAGGACGCGCTGGAATTTTTCTCGGAAGCAAGAAATATGGATGAAGATCAGGCTGAAATACAGCTCGGAATTGCTTTGTGCCTTATGGAAATGGGCGAGCTGCAGGAAGCAAGCAAAGTTTGCAAGAAAATGCTAAATGAAGACATTGGTCATTACTTTACTGTGCTGCAGGTGTATTTGACCATTCTTATTCAGCTGAGGGAATATAATGAAGTCCAATCGACTATTGAAGCCGTTCTGGAAGAGAATCAGCTTCCTGCGGAGAGTGCAGAGCAATTTTACAGATTGCTTGATTTCAGCCGCCGAATGAGCGGCACTGAGCAGGAAGCCGGCTTGGAAGAGGAGGAGTCTTTCAGCTACGAGCCTGATGATTGGACAGAATCAGAAAAGTTTATGGCAGATCCTTCGAGGCAGATTGATTATATCCAATCGATCCGCGACCGGAATGTCGCGAAGCATATGCCTACACTGCGGTCTCTTTTAAGACATACTCATGCCCATCCGGTCATCAAGACGATGATTCTGCAGGTGCTAATGGAGCATGAAGTGGAAAAAAGCGTAACGGTTGAGAAGTTTGAGGATGTGCTGACTGTGGTACCAGCCTCTTTATCGGATCTTTCGGATACACCATTTGCCAAAAAGGTACTAATTTTGCTTGATGATCAACTTGGAGCTGAAAACCCGGCTCTATTTGAAGCAGTAAAAGAACTGTGGATCCGTCATTTGTTTGTCATGTTTCCTTTCCTGCCTAAGCCTGCTGATGCTTCACTTTGGGCTGCAGCTCTTCATAAAGCAGGATATGAAATGCATGGGATCGATATTGAAGAGGAAGAAATCGGGGCCTTATATAAAATACCTTCTTTTCAGCTTGCAGATGCATGCAGCAGGATCTTTCAAATTGAAAAAATGTCATACCTGGATCAGGGACCTCTCTAA
- the leuD gene encoding 3-isopropylmalate dehydratase small subunit, whose protein sequence is MLQPFLLHKGKVAVLDRDNVDTDQIIPKQFLKRIEKTGYGRFAFYDWRYKGDYEPNPDFELNRPEFAGATILAAGENFGCGSSREHAPWALGDYGFKVIIAPSFADIFHQNCLKNGILPISLEKEKVTEFMEKANDGGVELTVNLADQTIWADTGLAAAFDIDPHWKDMLMNGRDEIAYTLIHEDSIRQFEESRRV, encoded by the coding sequence ATGCTTCAGCCGTTTCTTCTTCATAAAGGAAAGGTAGCAGTTCTCGATCGGGACAATGTCGATACCGATCAAATTATTCCGAAACAGTTTCTAAAACGGATTGAAAAAACGGGCTATGGAAGGTTTGCTTTCTACGATTGGCGCTATAAAGGGGATTATGAGCCAAATCCTGATTTTGAATTAAACAGGCCTGAATTTGCGGGAGCGACGATTTTGGCTGCCGGAGAAAATTTTGGGTGCGGATCCTCGAGGGAGCACGCGCCATGGGCTTTGGGCGATTACGGATTCAAAGTCATAATTGCCCCGTCCTTTGCAGATATTTTCCATCAGAACTGCCTGAAAAACGGCATTCTTCCTATTAGCCTGGAAAAAGAGAAAGTTACGGAGTTTATGGAGAAAGCAAATGACGGAGGAGTGGAGCTCACTGTTAATTTAGCCGATCAGACTATTTGGGCAGATACAGGATTGGCAGCCGCCTTTGATATAGACCCGCACTGGAAGGATATGCTTATGAATGGAAGAGACGAAATCGCTTATACACTCATCCATGAGGACAGCATCCGCCAATTTGAAGAAAGCCGGCGTGTATAA